The Pimelobacter simplex genomic sequence GCGCGCCGCCGGCGCGGGGATCGGCGCCTTCTACAGCCCCACCGGCGTCGGCACGCCGCTCGCCGAGGGCAAGGAGCTGCGCGAGATCGACGGGCGCCCGTACCTGCTGGAGCACCCCATCAAGGGCGACTACGCGCTGATCTCCGCGCACCGCGCCGACCGGCTCGGCAACCTCGTCTACCGCAAGACCGCCCGGAACTTCGGGCCGGTGATGGCCGCCGCAGCCACGACCACGATCGTCCAGGTGAGCGCCGTCGTACCGACGGGGGAGCTTGACCCCGAGGCCGTCGTCACCCCGTCCATCTACGTCGACCGTGTGGTCGCCGTCGAGGCCCGCCACTACACCGTCCAGGGAGCACGATGACCACCGCCGAGCACCTCGACCGCGGCCCCCTCTCGATGGACGAGCTCGCCGAGGTCATCGCCCGCGACATCCCCGAGGGCTCCTTCGTGAACCTCGGCATCGGCCAGCCCACCAAGATCGCCGACCACCTGCCCGCCGAGCGCGGCGTCGTCCTGCACACCGAGAACGGCATGCTCGGCATGGGCCCCGCGGCCCACGGCGACGAGGTGGACGCGGACCTGACCAACGCCGGCAAGGTGCCGGTCACCGAGCTGCCGGGAGCGTCGTACTTCCACCACGCGGACTCGTTCGCGATGATGCGCGGCGGCCACCTCGACGTCTGCGTGCTCGGCGCCTACCAGGTCGCCGGCAACGGCGACCTCGCCAACTGGCACACCGGCAAGCCCGGCGCGATCCCCGCCGTGGGTGGCGCGATGGACCTCGCCATCGGCGCCAAGGACGTCCTCGTGATGATGTCGCTCTTCGGCAAGGACGGCTCGCCCAAGCTCGTCCCGGCCTGCACCTATCCGCTCACCGGCGTGGGCTGCGTGAGCCGGGTCTACACCGACCACGGGGTGTTCGAGGTCGGCGGTGACGCGGTCGTCGTCCGGGAGACGTGGGGGATCAGCGTCGCGGACCTGCGCCGCCGGCTCGGCGTGCCGCTCGCGACCAGCGGCTGACCGGACGGTTTCCGGCACGGTCCCGAGGGGGGAGGGAGGGCCCGTGCCGCGCCGAGCGACGCGCGGCGGGCGCGGCGGGCGCGGCGGCCGACGACCTGGTCGCGACCGAGGCGTGGGCGGCCGAGATCGAGGCCGCTTTCGCGCCCCGGGCGCTCGGTGCGCCGGGGTGGGACTGGGCCGCGGTGGGCCTCGGCCAGCGGGACTGTCGGGCGCTGCGGGCCTGAGCGCAGGAGTTCCCCGGTTCGCCGTTGGCGAACGCCGGAACACCGGGCCCCGGCAGCGCATTGATCGGTGCATGACGAACCCGATCCAGCTTCCGGTGCTGTTCCTCTCCGATGTGGTGGTGCTCCCCGGGATGGTGGTCCGGGTCGAGCTCGACGAGCCCGCCCGAGCCGCCATCGACGCCGCCCAGATTGCTGCCCGCGAGTCCGGTGAGACCGCCCAGGTCCTCGTCGCTCCGCGGCTCGAGGACCGCTACGCGTCGTACGGCGTCGTGGCCACGGTCGAGAAGGTCGGCCGGTTCTCCGGCGGCGCGCCCGCGGCCGTGCTCAAGGCCGGCGGCCGAGCACGCATCGGCAGCGGTGTCACCGGACCCGGTGCGGCCCTGTGGGTCGAGGTCGAGCCCGTCGAGGCCGACACGATCACCGACGAGGCGCGCACGTTGGCCGACGAGTACAAGTCGCTCGTGGTCGGCCTCCTCCAGCGCCGCGAGGCGTGGCAGGTCGCCGACACCGTCACCCGGATCGACGACCCCGCGACCCTGGCCGACACCGCGGGCTACGCACCCTGGCTCTCCGACGACCGCAAGCGACAGCTGCTCGAGACGGCCGACGTCGTCGCCCGGCTGCGCCTGGTCGTCGAGTGGACCCGGGAGCACGTCGCCGAGTCCGAGGTCAGCGACAAGATCGACTCCGAGGTGCGCGAGTCGCTGGAGAAGTCCCAGCGCGAGTTCCTGCTGCGCCAGCAGCTCGCCGCCATCCGCAAGGAGCTCGGCGAGGGTGACCCCGACGGCGGCGACGACTACCGCAGCCGGATCGAGGCCGCCGAGGTCCCGGACGCCGTCCGCGAGGCGCTGCTGCGCGAGGTCGACAAGCTGGAGCGCTCCAGCGACCAGAACCCCGAGGCCGGCTGGATCCGGACCTGGCTCGACACCGTCCTCGACCTGCCCTGGTCGGTGCGGACCGAGGACGACAACGACATCGCCGCGGCCCGCGCGGTGCTCGACGCCGACCACCACGGGCTCGACGAGGTCAAGGACCGGATCACCGAGTACCTGGCCGTCCGCGCGCGCCGTGCCGAGCGCGGGCTCGAGGTCGTCGGCGGACGGGGCTCCGGCGCCGTCGTCCTGCTGGCGGGACCTCCGGGCGTCGGCAAGACCTCGCTCGGCGAGTCGGTCGCGCGGTCCCTGGGCCGTCAGTTCGTGCGCGTCGCCCTCGGCGGGGTCCGCGACGAGGCCGAGATCCGCGGTCACCGCCGGACGTACGTCGGCGCGCTGCCCGGCCGCATCGTCCGCGCGATCAAGGAGGCCGGCTCGATGAACCCGGTCGTCCTCCTCGACGAGGTCGACAAGGTCGGCTCGGACTACCGCGGCGACCCCGCGGCGGCCCTGCTCGAGGTCCTCGACCCCGCGCAGAACCACACCTTCCGCGACCATTACCTCGAGCTCGACCTGGACCTGTCCGACGTGCTGTTCATCGCCACGGCGAACGACGTCGGCGCCATCCCGGCGGCCCTGCTCGACCGCATGGAGCTGGTCTCGATCGACGGCTACACGGAGGAGGACAAGGTCGCGATCGCCCGCGACTTCCTGGTCCCGCGCCAGCTCGAGCGGGCCGCGCTGTCGGCCGACGAGGTGACCATCACGGACGAGGCGCTGCGCGAGATCGCGGCGAACTACACCCGCGAGGCCGGCGTACGCCAGGTCGAGCGGCTGCTGGCCAAGGCGTTCCGCAAGGCGACCGCGCGGCTCGCGTCGGGTGAGTCCGACCGCGTCGACATCGGCGTCGACCAGCTCACGGACCTCATCGGGCGGCCGCGGTTCACCCCCGACGTCGAGGAGCGGACCTCGGTGCCCGGTGTCGCCACCGGCCTCGCGGTCACCGGCATGGGCGGTGACGTCCTCTACGTCGAGACCTCCGTCGCCTCCGGCGAGGCGGGGCTCACCGTCACGGGCCAGCTCGGCGACGTGATGAAGGAGTCCGCGCGGATCGCGCTCTCGTGGGTGCGCTCGCACGCCGCCGAGCTGGGCATCCCGGCCGCTGCCTTCGAGCAGTCGATCCACGTGCACTTCCCGGCGGGCGCCGTACCCAAGGACGGGCCGTCGGCCGGCGTCACCATGGTCACCGCATTGGTCTCGCTGCTCACCGGTCGCCCGGTGCGCTCCGACATCGCGATGACCGGCGAGGTCACGCTCTCCGGTCGGGTGCTCCCGATCGGCGGGGTGAAGCAGAAGCTCCTCGCCGCCCAGCGGGCCGGCGTGGCCGAGGTGTTCATCCCCGAGCGCAACCGGCCCGACCTGGACGACGTCCCGGCCGAGATCCTCGAGCAGCTCACCGTCACGCCGGTCGGCGTGGTCACCGAGATCCTCGAGCGGGCGCTGGTCACCACCGCGGCCGCGGACACGACCGCGACCACGGACGCGGTTCCGGGGCACCAAGCGGCCTGAGCGGCCTGAGCCGCGGCCCCTTCCGTCCCCCTCCCACCGGAGAAGGCCACCTGTCATCCACAGGTGGCCTTCTCCGTGTGCGGTCTCCCCAGGCGCCGCGGGCCCGTTCGGGCTCATCGACGATCCGCGACAGCCTCGCTCCATGGACCTTCAAACGCTCCCGAGAGTGAGGCAACATGACCACCATGGCCGCCCGTTCGACCCCGATGCTCACCCGCGACGACCTCGACCGGATGCCCGACGACGGCAACCGGTACGAGCTGATCGAGGGTGAGATCGTCGTGTCCGGCGCACCGACCCTGCATCACCAGATCGCCGTGACCCGGCTGATCGTCGCGCTCCACACGGCCTGTCCCGAGCACCTGCTGGTGACCCAGGCGCCCTTCGACGTCGTGCTGAGCGAGCACACCGTCGTCCAGCCCGACGTCCTGGTGCTCGATCCCGAGACAGTCGACGACCGCGGCCTGGCCGGCCCACCGCTGCTGGCCGTCGAGGTGCTCTCCCCGAGCACCCGACACCGCGACCTCGGCCTCAAGAAGCGCGTCTACGAGCAGGCCGGCGTCGCGGCCTACTGGGTCGTCGACGTCGCGGGCGACCAGGCCACGCTGACCGCCTGGGACCTCCGCGACGGCGCCTACGTCGCCGCCGCGGCGGTGGCCGGCGACGAGGAGTGGGTGGCGCGGGTCCCCTTCGAGGTCAGGGTCGCCCCTGGGAGGCTCCGACGCTGAGCCGGGCTCAGCGGCCGGCGAGCTCGTCCCCGGCGTCGACGATCCGATAGGCGTAGCCCTGCTCGGCCAGGAACCGCTGCCGGTTCTGGGCGAACTCGGCGTCGACGGTGTCGCGCGCGACGATCGTGTAGAAGTGCGCGATCTTCCGCTCGCCGTCGGGCCCGGGCTCCCCGGGGCGCAGCAGCCGGCCGAGGCGCTGGGCCTCCTCCTGGCGGGAGCCGAACGACCCCGACACCTGGATGGCGACCTCGGCGGTCGGCAGGTCGATGGAGAAGTTCGCGACCTTCGACACCACGAGCAGCCCGAGCTCGCCCGAGCGGAAGGCGTCGAAGAGCCGCTGGCGCTCCTTGACCGAGGTCTGCCCGGTGATCACGGGAGCGTCGAGGGCGGCCGCGAGCTCGTCGAGCTGCTCCAGGTACTGGCCGATCACCAAGGTGGGCTGCCCGGCGTGGCGGGCCACGAGGTCGCGCACGACGCCGACCTTCTCGGGGGTGCAGGCCGCGAGGCGGTAGCGCTCCTCTGGCTCGGCGGTCGCATAGGTCATCCGCGAGGCGTCGGGGAGCGAGACCCGTACCTCGATGCAGTCGGCGGGGGCGATCCAGCCCTGGGCCTCGATGTCCTTCCACGGGGCGTCGTACCGCTTGGGGCCGATGAGCGAGAACACGTCGCCCTCGCGGCCGTCCTCGCGGACCAGCGTGGCGGTCAGGCCGATCCGGCGGCGGGCCTGGAGGTCGGCGGTCATCCGGAAGATCGGAGCAGGGAGGAGGTGCACCTCGTCGTACACGATGAGGCCCCAGTCGCGGGCGTCGAACAGCTCGAGGTGCGGATAGACGCCCTTCCGCTTGGTCGTGATGACCTGGTACGTCGCGATGGTGACCGGCCGGATCTCCTTGACCGTGCCGGAGTACTCGCCGATCTCGTCGGGCGTCAGCGACGTCCGGCGGACCAGCTCGTCCTTCCACTGCCGAGCGCTCACCGTGTTGGTCACCAGGATCAGCGTGGTCGCCTGGGCATGGGCCATCGCGGCCGCGCCGACCAGCGTCTTGCCGGCCCCGCAGGGCAGGACGACGACGCCCGAGCCGCCATGCCAGAACGACTCGGCCGCGTCGCGCTGGTAGTCGCGCAGCGTCCAGCCGTCCTCGGCGAGGTCGATCTGGTGGGCCTCGCCGTCGACGTAGCCGGCGTAGTCCTCGGCCGGCCAGCCCAGCTTGAGCAGCGCCTGCTTGAGGTTGCCACGCTCCGAGGGATGCACCGCGACCGTGTCGTCGTCGATCCGGCTGCCGAGCATGCCGGCGATCTTCTTGGCCCGCAGCACCTCCTCGAGCACGGGACGGTCCGTCGAGGCGAGGACGAGGCCGTGCGTGGGGTGCTTCTCCAGGCGGAGCCGGCCGTAGCGGGCCATCGTCTCGGCGACGTCGACGAGCAGCGCGTGCGGCACGGGGTAGCGCGAGAAGGCGAGCAGGGTGTCGACCACCTGCTCGGCGTCGTGGCCGGCGGCGCGGGCGTTCCAGAGCCCCAGCGGGGTGAGCCGGTAGGTGTGGATGTGCTCGGGGGAGCGCTCCAGCTCGGCGAAGGGGGCGATCGCCTTGCGGCACTCGGCGGCTTGAGGGTGGTCCACCTCGAGGAGCAGGGACTTGTCCGACTGCACGATCAGGGGTCCGTCGGTCACCGCACGAGTCTACGTGCCGGTCGGCACCACCCGGTTGATGCGGTGCACCGCATAGCGCCGCTCGGCATCGAGGTCATCGGCGTCGGCGTCCGCGTCGCGGGCGGTGAGCTGACCGCCCTCGACGGTCAGCGGGAGGATCGCGCGCTCGGCGACGACGCCCTGGTTGTCGGTGAACCCGATGAGGACCGTGCCCCGGCGCTCGATCGCGTCGCGCAGGGCCGAGAGCACCCCGCCTCCGGGCAGGGACGCCGAGGCGGGCCGGTTGCGGGCGGCCTCGTCACCCTCACGCAGGGTCTGCACGGCGGCCACCACCTGGGCCGACTGCCGGGCGGCGGCGCGGGCGGCGTCGGTGACCTCGCGGGTTCGGGGGCTGCGGGCCCGGAGGGCCTCGGCGGCGCCCACCCGGACCACACCGTCGGGTCCCTCGACGACGGGGGCGGCGCCGAGCTCGCGCAGCCGGGGGAGGAGGACGTCGATCGGCACGGTCGAGACCAGGACGGTCGGCGCGATCCGCTGGAGACCGAGCCCGGCGGCCTTGGGGTGGTTCTCGAGCGCGGCGAGCGCGGCCTCGTCCTCGGAGCGGACGAACGACGAGGCGACGCCGACGCGGAGCCGGCCGAAGCTGCGCACCACGTCGTCGATCAGGTAGCTCAGCGGCTGGGGGATCGGTGTCCGGGACGCGGCGAGGACGAACGCGTGCAGCTCGGCCGCGGTCCAGCCGGCGTCGAGCGCCCGTCGTACGGAGTCGGGGGTGAAGCGGTAGACGGTCGCCGCGCCGTGCGACTCCACGTCGGCGACCTGCTGGAGCTGCCGGGCGAGGTCGGGCTCGAGCGGGCCGGGGGCGACGGCGGTGAGGTCGGCCTGGACGAGCACGTGGTCGACCGGCGGGGGCAGCAGCTCGGCCAGGGCCGGTGCGGGGTCGGCGCCGGCGAGCAGTGGTGCGGCATACGGCGCCAGGGTCTCGGCGCCCGTGATGCCGAGGACCGCCGCCTCGGCGACCGCCCACGCGACGAGGTCGGGCCGGGTGCGGGGCCGGCGGGGGCGCTCCCAGGCGAGCCGGGTGACGAGCGAGGGCAGCCCGGTCCCGGCGGCGAGCCCGTGGCCCTCGGGCAGGTCCGCGAGCGCAGCGAGGGCCATCGCCTTGGCCTCCGGCATCCCGGCCGCGGACAGCTCGGGGGTCAGCGCGTTCCAGGGCTTCTGGTCCGGGCCGCGCTCGCCGACCAGCGACGGCAGCCGAGGGCTGGTCAGCCAGGCCTGGGCCAGGCGCGCCCAGCGCTCGGCGGTCGGCAGCTCGCGCCAGCGGTCGAACTCGGTGGTCGGGACCCAGACCTGGTTGCCGTCGGCGTCCGCGCGGGTCCCGAGGAGGCCGGCCTCGCTGGCGACCTCGATCACCAGGGCGGCCTCGCTCTCGCTCACCTGGAGGTGGGCGGCGGTGGCGCGCAGCTCGCGCACGCCCAGCCCGGTCGTGCGCAGGGCGGCGGCGGGGCGGTGGCCCCACCACTCGAGCAGCAGCTCGGTACGTCGTACGACGTCGGTGGCGGCGCCGGCCGCTGCGCTCAGGGTGAGCCGGGACGGGCGCTCGGCCGAGGCCACGGCCGGGACGACGTCGACCGGCTCGGTCGTCGTACGGCCTCCGCGGAGGGCGAGCCCGACCTCGCCGGGGACGACCAACAGACCGGGCAGCAGCGAGCCGCCGGGGACGAGCAGCCGGAGCGCGATGAGCAGCTCGGCGGGCGTCTCGGCGTCCTCGGGAGCCAGGCCGATCCGGGCGCTGCCGGACTTCGCCGTGCCGCCCTCGTCGACGACGTGGTCGAGCAGCTTGCGGGCGCCCTCGGGCAGACCCGCGATGGTCGCCGCGATCTCCTCGGGCGCTCGCGGGGTGGCGGTGCGCGGCCGGATCCCGCTGACCCCGGCGTCCCGGCCGCCGATGAGGGCGTCGGAGATCCCGCTGAGCGGGCGCAGGCCCTCCGGGGTGTCCCAGGCGAGCGCGAGGTCGCGCAGCCGGGTCAGCACCGCGGCGGCGTACCCGGGCTCGGCGTGGACGATCTCGACGAGTTCCGGATCGGTGGTTTGGCCGGCCACCACGAGGGCATCTAGCACCGAAAGCTCGCCTCGGGTGAGGCCGTCGAGCGCGCGAGCGATCGAGCTCCTCACCGCGGCGCGCGAAGCGAGTTGTCCGAAGTCGTGAGGGGCAGGGGTGGCCAGGTCGGGACGTTCCGTGAGCAGGCGTCGGATCCGCTCATCCGGCCACGACCTCAGCTGGTCGGCCAGTGACCGGTGTCCGCTCGGGCCTGCTCCCACGGGGACCACGCTACCGACGCGGTCAGGGCCGCGTGCCGCATGACCCACGTCGAGCTCCACCACGGGGCCGCCACGGACGTCGGACTCGTCCGCCAGGCCAACGAGGACGCCTACCTCGCGGCCCCACCCGTCTTCGTCGTCGCCGACGGCATGGGCGGTCACGATCGCGGTGACATCGCGAGCGCCTTCGTCGTCGAGGAGTTCGCCCGCCTCGCCGAGGGCCGCTACGACCTCGAGCGCGGGACCGCCGTCGTCGACGCCACGCTCCAGGCCGTCCAGGACCGCCTCCTCGCCTACGACGCCGAGCAGCGCGCGGCCGGCGCGGGCGAGGGCTTCGCCGCCGGTACGACGGCCGTGATCGCCCTCCTCGTCGAGTCCGCCGACGGCCCCCGCTGGCTGCTCGCCAACGTCGGCGACTCCCGGATCTACCGCTTCTCCGAGGGCGAGCTCGAACAGGTCAGCGTCGACCACAGCGTCGTCCAGGAGCTCGTCGACGCCGGCCGCCTCACCCCGGCCGCCGCCGCCGTCCACCCCAGCCGCAATGTCGTCACCCGCGCCCTCGGCGGCGCCGCGATGCCCAGCAACGTCAGCGGCGCGGCCGACTACTTCCTGCTTCCCCTCTCCGCGGTCGAGCGCCTCGTCCTGTGCTCCGACGGCGTCAGCGGCATGGTCGACGACGCCGCCCTGGCCGCGATCCTCGCCCGCCACGACGACCCCCGCGACGCCGCCGACGCCCTCGTCGCCGCCGCCGTCGCCGCCGGGGGACACGACAACGCGACTGCCGTCGTGGTGGATGTGGTGGGATTGGCGCACGAAGATCCGTACGACTCGGCCGCCCAGCGGATGAGTCTGGAGCAGAAGTTGGGAGCACTCCCATGAGCGAGAACGCCAGCGCCGACGCCACCAGCGCCACCGAGGCCACCGGCGCCACCAGTGCCGCCGGAGCCTGGTCCTACCGCGCGGGCTCCTGGCTCGCCGTGTTCGGCACCAACGCCGCGATCGTCTTGCCGGCCTCCCAGAAGGACCAGGTGGTCGCCCTCTGGGCGACCGTCGACGGAGGCGCCGGCTTCGACGAGGTCCTCGACGGCCTCCTCGCCGCCGGCCTGAGCCGGATCCCCGGCTTCGTCCTGGTCAGCACCAGCACCGACGGCCCCACCCGCTTCCTCCTGCGCGGCACGGGCGTCGTCGCCACCGTCACCTCCGGCGGTTCGGAGGGCTCGGGCGGCTCCGGCGGCCCGGGCGAGACCGTGACCGTCGACGGCGCCGCCAGCCACACCTGGGTCGAGCGCACCGTCGAGGACGTCACCGCCCTCACCATCACCCTGCCGCCCGAGTCCGAGGACGCCGCCGCCCCGCCGGACGTGGACTTCGCCATCGCCACCGGCCTGGTCCGGGTCGGCCGGATCGACCGCCCCTCGGCCGTCGCGGTCGGTACGTCCGCCGCCGCGGCGCCGCTGGCCGAGCCCGAGGTTGCCGCCGAGGCCGCACCCGAGGCCGCACCCGAGGTCGCGCCCGAGGCTGAGCCCGAGGTCGTCCCCGAGGTCGTCCCCGAGGTCGTGCCGGACGCTGCCATCGACGCGGTCGCGGACGACGGCCCGGTCACCGAGGTCCTCGAGATCGTCGACGACGAGCCGGTCGCCGCCGCTGCTGCTGTTGCTGTCGACCCCGAGGCCGATCCGCTGACCGACCCGCTCCCGGTCGTGTCCGACGAGCCCGACCAGCCGGAGCCCGCGCCGGAGCCCGCCCCCGAGCCCGCCCCCGACGGCTGGGTCACCCCCTGGAGCGAGCCGGGCGCCGAGCCCAGCCCGCTGGACGAGCCGCCGACGCCGTCCGTACCGCCGCTGGGCGTCGGCGGGGCCACCGAGGTCGCGCCGCCGGGATGGATCCCGCCCCCGCCGCCCGGCGTACCGGGGTCGGTGCCGCCGGTTCCTCCGGTGCCGCCCGCGCCGCCGATCCCGCCCGTGCCCGTCCCCTCCGATGTCCCTGACCTCCCGGACGCACCGGACGCCCTCGACGCCCCGCCGCTGCCGATCGGCTCCTGGGAGCCGGTCACCGGTTCCTATCCGCCGCCCCCGGCTCCGGGGGTGGAGCACGACGGCCACACCGTGGCCGGTGGCGGTGAGCCGCCGGCGCCGCCCGTACCGGGGATCCCCGGACAGCCGCAGGTGCCGGCCGTGACCCAGCCGGTCGCCAAGCTGCTCGTGTCCGACGGTCAGACGATCGTGGTCGACCGGGCGGTGCTGATCGGGCGGGCTCCGGAGGCGCGGCGGTTCACCTCGACCGAGCAGCCGACGCTGGTGACGGTGCCGAGCCGGTTGCACGAGATCTCGTCGACGCACGTGGAAGTACGGCCCGGCACCGGCGCCGACCTCGGTACGGCGGTCGTGACCGACATGGGTTCGACCAACGGCACCGTGCTGGTCCAGCCCGGGCTCGGGCCCGAGGACCTCAAGCCGGGGATCGCGGTCCAGCTCATCCCGGGCGCGATCATCAACCTCGGCGACGGGGTCACCATCCAGGTGACCCGTCCCTGACCTGACCGACCCCACTACCACCTCGCCGCTCGGAGCGCCCCGCATGTCGTCCCTCGCCCCACCGCCCGTCGCTGCCGGCTCCGGCCTCGGCGGCGGACCCGGCACGGGCCGCGCCGTCCTGGACCCGCCGGCCGAGATGGACCGGCGGTTCACCGCCTTCCTCGTCGACCGCGTGCTCGGGTGGGGACTGGCGGCCGCGGCCGCCGCGGGGGCCTGGTTGCTGAGTGACCGGGTGCTCGTCGCGGCGCTGGCGTTCGCCGGGGTGCTGGTGCTGGTGGGGCTGGTCCTCGCCCTCGCCCTCGGTACGACGGGGCGCACGCCCGGCAAGGCGCTCGCCGGCCTCCGGGTGGTCCGGCAGAGCAGCGGGCGTCCGATCGGGGTGCCGGCGGCGCTCGGGCGGACGATCGTGCTCGGGGTGGCCGGACTGCCGACGGTGGGCCTGGGCTGGGCGACCCTCGCCTGGACCGCCGCCATGGACCCGGACGGACGCCGTCGCGCGCTCCACGACCGGATCGGCGACGCGGTCGTGGTCGACGCCCGCCCGCGTCCGGTCCCGGTCGACGTCGACGAGGTCGCCGCCCGGCCGCAGCAGGTCGTCAACCTCACCGCGATGCGGCTGCTGCCGGCGCCGGTCCTGGACACTCCGACCCCGACGCCGACCCCGACGCCCACGCCGACCTCCGTGCCGGTCCCAGCCCCAGCCCCAGCCGCAGCCCCGGTCCCGGCTCCGGCGCCGACTCCAGCGGCGGCCCCGAACCCGACCCCGAACCCGACCCCGACCCCGGCGCCCGCCCCGTCCACGCCCCCCGGAGCCCACCGCGCACCCCCGCCCGGAGCCCCCGGCGCCCCCGGAGCCCCGATCGCCGAGCAGACCCGCGTCCGCCCCCGCGCCGGCGACCCCGCCGCCCAGACCCCGGCCGCCGCCGCGGCCCAGGCCCCGGTGTCGGTGCTGCGCTGGCGGGTGGAGTTCGACACCGGTGAGGCGTTCGAGGTCGAGGGCCTGGCGCTGGTCGGCCGGCGTCCCGAGGCGCGCCCGGGTGAGCCGGTGCGGCACGTGGTGCCGCTGCGGTCCAGCGACATGTCGCTGTCCAAGACCCACGCTCAGTTCCAGGTCGCGCCCGACGGCGCGCTGGTGGTGATGGACCGCGGCTCGACCAACGGCTCCTACGTCGTGCGCCAGGGCATGTCGCGCTCGTTGACGCCGGGCCGGCCGAGCACGCTGCTGGCCGGCGACGTGGTGCGCTTCGGCGACCGCAGCATGAAGGTCGAGCGGGCCTAGGGCCCAGTGCCTAGGGCACGCGACCTAGCGTCCCGCCTCCCACTCCCGCCGGAGCAGGCCGTAGACGGCCGTGTCGCTCCACCCGCCGGCGCGCTCGGCGTAGTCCTCGCGGGTGTGCGCCTCGAACGTCATCCCGAGCCGCTCGCACAGCCGCGCCGAGGCCAGGTTGCGCGGGTCGAGCTGGGCCATCAGGCGGTGCAGCGGGTAGTGGGTGAAGGCGAGGTCGACCAGGGCCGCGGCGGACTCGGTGGCGAACCCCCGCCCGGCGTACGCCGGTGCGAACACCCAGCCCAGCTCGGCGATCGAGGGCGAGGACTCGGGGGAGTGCGCGGTGGTGAGCCGGAGCATCAGGTCGCCGACGAGGACGCCCTCGTGCTCGACGGCCAGGGCGAGGATCTCGCCGGTCGCCGAGGGTGCGGTGCCGGCGACGAGGCGCTCCATGCGGGTGCTGAGCCCGTCCTCGTCGAGGGCGGGGAAGGGCAGGTAGCGGGTCACCTCGGGGTCGGCGCAGTAGGCGCCGATGGCGGCGCGGTCGTCGGGACGGACCAGCCGGAGCACCAGGCGCTCGGTCCGGATCGGCAGGGACGGGGCCGGCAGCACCGGCGGCATCAATTCGGTTGCCACGATCGTGAGAATAGGTGGCGATGCGGCATGTCCTACGATGTGCCGTTCCCGATGACGACACGAGAGGTGGGCCGAGAGCCGTGCCTACTGGCAAGGTCAAGTGGTACGACGCGGAGAAGGGCTTCGGCTTCCTCTCCCAGCCCGACGGGGCTGAC encodes the following:
- a CDS encoding 3-oxoacid CoA-transferase subunit B, encoding MTTAEHLDRGPLSMDELAEVIARDIPEGSFVNLGIGQPTKIADHLPAERGVVLHTENGMLGMGPAAHGDEVDADLTNAGKVPVTELPGASYFHHADSFAMMRGGHLDVCVLGAYQVAGNGDLANWHTGKPGAIPAVGGAMDLAIGAKDVLVMMSLFGKDGSPKLVPACTYPLTGVGCVSRVYTDHGVFEVGGDAVVVRETWGISVADLRRRLGVPLATSG
- a CDS encoding 3-oxoacid CoA-transferase subunit A produces the protein MARTSFLDSADEAVAGIEDGSTVLVGGFGLAGMPFDLIDALIRQGATDLTIVSNNAGNGEVGLAALLQAGRVRKVVCSFPRQADSYVFDELYLAGRIELEVVPQGNLAERMRAAGAGIGAFYSPTGVGTPLAEGKELREIDGRPYLLEHPIKGDYALISAHRADRLGNLVYRKTARNFGPVMAAAATTTIVQVSAVVPTGELDPEAVVTPSIYVDRVVAVEARHYTVQGAR
- a CDS encoding helicase-associated domain-containing protein, which produces MLDALVVAGQTTDPELVEIVHAEPGYAAAVLTRLRDLALAWDTPEGLRPLSGISDALIGGRDAGVSGIRPRTATPRAPEEIAATIAGLPEGARKLLDHVVDEGGTAKSGSARIGLAPEDAETPAELLIALRLLVPGGSLLPGLLVVPGEVGLALRGGRTTTEPVDVVPAVASAERPSRLTLSAAAGAATDVVRRTELLLEWWGHRPAAALRTTGLGVRELRATAAHLQVSESEAALVIEVASEAGLLGTRADADGNQVWVPTTEFDRWRELPTAERWARLAQAWLTSPRLPSLVGERGPDQKPWNALTPELSAAGMPEAKAMALAALADLPEGHGLAAGTGLPSLVTRLAWERPRRPRTRPDLVAWAVAEAAVLGITGAETLAPYAAPLLAGADPAPALAELLPPPVDHVLVQADLTAVAPGPLEPDLARQLQQVADVESHGAATVYRFTPDSVRRALDAGWTAAELHAFVLAASRTPIPQPLSYLIDDVVRSFGRLRVGVASSFVRSEDEAALAALENHPKAAGLGLQRIAPTVLVSTVPIDVLLPRLRELGAAPVVEGPDGVVRVGAAEALRARSPRTREVTDAARAAARQSAQVVAAVQTLREGDEAARNRPASASLPGGGVLSALRDAIERRGTVLIGFTDNQGVVAERAILPLTVEGGQLTARDADADADDLDAERRYAVHRINRVVPTGT
- a CDS encoding DNA repair helicase XPB; amino-acid sequence: MTDGPLIVQSDKSLLLEVDHPQAAECRKAIAPFAELERSPEHIHTYRLTPLGLWNARAAGHDAEQVVDTLLAFSRYPVPHALLVDVAETMARYGRLRLEKHPTHGLVLASTDRPVLEEVLRAKKIAGMLGSRIDDDTVAVHPSERGNLKQALLKLGWPAEDYAGYVDGEAHQIDLAEDGWTLRDYQRDAAESFWHGGSGVVVLPCGAGKTLVGAAAMAHAQATTLILVTNTVSARQWKDELVRRTSLTPDEIGEYSGTVKEIRPVTIATYQVITTKRKGVYPHLELFDARDWGLIVYDEVHLLPAPIFRMTADLQARRRIGLTATLVREDGREGDVFSLIGPKRYDAPWKDIEAQGWIAPADCIEVRVSLPDASRMTYATAEPEERYRLAACTPEKVGVVRDLVARHAGQPTLVIGQYLEQLDELAAALDAPVITGQTSVKERQRLFDAFRSGELGLLVVSKVANFSIDLPTAEVAIQVSGSFGSRQEEAQRLGRLLRPGEPGPDGERKIAHFYTIVARDTVDAEFAQNRQRFLAEQGYAYRIVDAGDELAGR
- a CDS encoding Uma2 family endonuclease, which encodes MAARSTPMLTRDDLDRMPDDGNRYELIEGEIVVSGAPTLHHQIAVTRLIVALHTACPEHLLVTQAPFDVVLSEHTVVQPDVLVLDPETVDDRGLAGPPLLAVEVLSPSTRHRDLGLKKRVYEQAGVAAYWVVDVAGDQATLTAWDLRDGAYVAAAAVAGDEEWVARVPFEVRVAPGRLRR
- the lon gene encoding endopeptidase La yields the protein MTNPIQLPVLFLSDVVVLPGMVVRVELDEPARAAIDAAQIAARESGETAQVLVAPRLEDRYASYGVVATVEKVGRFSGGAPAAVLKAGGRARIGSGVTGPGAALWVEVEPVEADTITDEARTLADEYKSLVVGLLQRREAWQVADTVTRIDDPATLADTAGYAPWLSDDRKRQLLETADVVARLRLVVEWTREHVAESEVSDKIDSEVRESLEKSQREFLLRQQLAAIRKELGEGDPDGGDDYRSRIEAAEVPDAVREALLREVDKLERSSDQNPEAGWIRTWLDTVLDLPWSVRTEDDNDIAAARAVLDADHHGLDEVKDRITEYLAVRARRAERGLEVVGGRGSGAVVLLAGPPGVGKTSLGESVARSLGRQFVRVALGGVRDEAEIRGHRRTYVGALPGRIVRAIKEAGSMNPVVLLDEVDKVGSDYRGDPAAALLEVLDPAQNHTFRDHYLELDLDLSDVLFIATANDVGAIPAALLDRMELVSIDGYTEEDKVAIARDFLVPRQLERAALSADEVTITDEALREIAANYTREAGVRQVERLLAKAFRKATARLASGESDRVDIGVDQLTDLIGRPRFTPDVEERTSVPGVATGLAVTGMGGDVLYVETSVASGEAGLTVTGQLGDVMKESARIALSWVRSHAAELGIPAAAFEQSIHVHFPAGAVPKDGPSAGVTMVTALVSLLTGRPVRSDIAMTGEVTLSGRVLPIGGVKQKLLAAQRAGVAEVFIPERNRPDLDDVPAEILEQLTVTPVGVVTEILERALVTTAAADTTATTDAVPGHQAA